Within Ovis aries strain OAR_USU_Benz2616 breed Rambouillet chromosome 11, ARS-UI_Ramb_v3.0, whole genome shotgun sequence, the genomic segment tctgaccagggatcaaacctggactccctgcattgggagcacagagactTAGCCTCTAGACCACTCCTGAAATTCTTAATATTTCCAGATTGAGGATGTTTTCATCTTGCACTGGGCCCTGCAAACAGCTGACTGTGTCCAGACAAGGCTTAGTCAATGCTTGATCACACAGGACTGCCCGCGCCAGCCACAGAAAATGGGCTTTCTTTACAAAGAGGAGGACTTGCTCAGAAAATCTAGATGGAATTTAACCAAGACTGGTATGGCTGTCTGGGCAATACTGATTTAGAGAAGGGGGGATGGGCCCATCAACCACAGGCAAGGAATGGGAAGGGCATCATCTTCACAAGGAACAGAAACTGGAACTGCAAATTCAAATGTGCTACATGAGAATGACTTTCGACAAACTCTCAGCATCATTATCTGATGTCCCAAGGCCCCAGCTTCCCTCATTTTCTGATCAACTCTAGAACAGCTCTAGGAGGCTGAGAGAGGAAGCAGAAAAGTgccaagaaaagcagaaaagggaaACAGTGAGTGGAACTGGTGAGGAGGCGCCAGGCTCTGCAGGAGCCTGCAGAGATCACCAGGGCCTGGGCCATGCAGCTGCTGGTGGTTCTGCTGCTTCTCTGCATCCCAGGTGAGTGGGGCTGGGCCTGATGTGGGGAAGTTCATGCAGGTGAGTCAGGGCGAGCACGGTGTGAGCAAAGGGTGCTGATGGGAAGAAGAAGCATAAGGAAACAGAGGGTGCGATGTGCCTGTAAAAACCCCAGTTCAACGTATTTGCTCCCTGGGAAAGGAAGAGTATGAGATGAAAAGCTTGCTTCCCACACAGACAGTACGTACTGAGCCTTAAGTTTATATCTGGCCACTTGAGTTGTTATCCCCAACATGATTAAAATCAGGAGTGTTGTCTTGATACACCAGAGAGAAGGGCAGGGGGAGCAGAGAACTAATACTAATTGGACAAATCAGTTAGACAAGATTTCCTCCTGTTACTTAGtccagtccttcagttcagttcagttgctcagtcatgtccgactctttgcgaccccatgaatcgcagcacaccaggcctccttgtccatcaccaactcccggagttcactcagactcacatgcatcaagtcagtgatgctatccagccatctcatcctctgtcgtccccttcttctcttgccctgaatccctcccagcatcagtcttttccaatgagtgattCTTATTAAAACAAGTGACTGTAGGGTGGAAGGGAATGACTCAACATTCCCTGGAAGGGAGGCTGAaaaggaggagatatatgtagacatataatggattcatgttgctgtacagcagaaactaacacaacattgtaaaaaaatttttaaataataaataactatataaaattgattatattatttatgcattagttaataaatatttattgtattaaataaataataaaaataataaatacatttagaaAAAGAGAGGCAAACTCAGAAAGGCGCAGATAATTTATTCTAAATCAGTTCATAAAGACACACAAAGCCAATGGACTTCTccagaggtccagtggctaagactgtgcccTCTCAATGAagggagcccaggttccatccccggtcagggaactagatctcacatgatgcaactaaagatcctgcgtgcttcaagaaagacccagcacagcaaaacaagtagataaatatgtatgtatctatatatatacatacatatataaaagacaTAGTCAAGATTCAAAccaaatatttttatatccaaGGGCATCAGTCTTTTTAATAGTACAATGTCAGTTACTTCTAAGTCCCCTAGTGAATATCCCTTTATGTATGGAGGATCTGATGCACTGGGGGTCCGGTGCCTCTCTGGGGGTCTGGGCTGGCCCCAGGTTGGGGGATgcgtggggcagggcaggggtgtTCCTGCTCTGTGGACCCCTGGAAAGTAAGATTGCTGGGAATGTGGTCAGTCCTGGTCTGAGAGAAAAATGCAAGGTTTCTTTTTGAGGCCCTGGGGCGCAGGGAGCTTGCTCTAGGGGGTGCTGGGGGTGCCGCTCACGCTGGCTTGGGGTCAGGGTCTTGGTGGAGTATCAGAGGGCAGGGAGGTTCTGGAACGTTCCCTCATGTTTCCTGTCCGCATCTGAGGAAGCGCAGCCCCAGATCTTGAAGGGTGGGTCCCAGGCAACTGAAAGAGTCGAATGTCAAGAGTCCAGGCCAGAAGTCGCCCTCCTCCCGCGCCCCGtccctctgctcctcccctcttcccttcccctccctcctatCCTCGTGGTCAGAATCGGACAGAACAGTGCCCCCAGAGCCTGAGCCCAGAACAGCAGCAGATGCACAGAGGCGGCTCAGCGAGGCTGTCCCCGCTTGCCTTGAGTCCCAAGCCTCAGTGTGGAGGTCTTCTAGCTGGGGCATTTCGCCCCTTCCAGCAAGGTTGCAGGACCTCAGCATTGCTGACATGGGAGCACTCGTTCTGTGTGGTGAGGGTGCCTTGTGCACTGagagatgtttagcagcatccctggcctctgcccactggATGGCAGAAGCAGTTcacaccctccctctcccccgTCTTCCCGCCCTGGAATGGTGACCCTCAAAAATGTCTTCAaacagttccattcttctttctcaagcttgctttggctatttgagggtttttgcatttccatacaaattctgaaattatttgctctagctctgtgaaaaatactgttggcagcttgatagggattgcattaaatctatagattgctttgggtagtcgactcattttcactatgctgattcttctgatccatgaacatggtatatttctccatctattagtgttctcttttatttctttcaccagtgttttatagttttctatatataggtctttagtttctttagtttctttagatatattccaaagtattttattctttttgttgcaatggtgaatggaattgtttccttaatttctctttctattttctcattattagtgtataggaatgcaagggatttctgtgtgttgattttatatcctgcaactttactatattcattgattagctctaaatgtccatcagcagatgaatggataagaaacctgtacacaatggagtattacttagccattaaaaagaatacaatcgaatcagttctaatgaggtggattaaactggagcctattatacagagtgaagtaagccagaaagaaaaacaccaatacagcatagtgacgcatatatacagaatttagaaagatggtaaagataaccctgtatgtgacagagcaaaagagacacagatgtatggaacagtcttttggactctgtgggagagggagagggtgggatgatttgggaaaatggcattgaaacatgtataatatcatataggaaatgaatcaccagtccaggttcgatgcaggatacagaatgcttagggctggtgcactgggatgacccagagggatggttcggggaaggaggtgggaggggggttcaggatggggaacatgtgtacacccatggcagattcatgttgatgtatggcaaaaccaatacaatattgtaaagtaattagcctccaattaaaataaataaattaaaaaagaaaatgtcttcaaACATTGCCGGGTATCTCCTGTGGGGACTATCGCTGCTGCTTGGGAACCGCTGCACTAGGGGATGTTGGTGGGAGGAGTGGACAGCATTCTGTTGTGGAATATAGGTCAATGGCCTTGGACTTGCTGGGAAATAAAGGGTCCAAATTCAAGATATTAAAAGTGAAGAAGTGGGAATTCCTTTgtgatccagtagttaggactcagcaTTTTTCCTGCTGAGGgccctggtttcaatccctggggtggggtgggggactaAGATGCTGCAAGCTGGGCAGCTCagcccccaatttttttttaatgaagaagcgaaaaatgtatttttaatgttaattcgaacattaaacaaaagcaaaaggctCCTAACCTGTGGGTGACAGTATATTGCCTGAATAGTTggttggatgggtggatgaggagagagaaggaaggagaaagggagggagggaaggatggctggatggacagacagataggTTATCAGTAAGTagattatttgggcttccctgatggctcaaatggtaaaaaaccTGCTTGCAAtgacagagacctgggtttgatccctggatcagaaagatccccttgagaaggaaatggcaacccactccagtattcttgcctaaagaatcccatgaacagaggagccttgcaggctatatggtccatgggggtgcaaagagctggacacaatttagcgactaaacaacaatcgtCACAGAGTTCTGGCCTCTTTCACACATTTGTTAGTCAGTTTGTTAGCTTgttagttgcaaagagtcagacacaactgaagtgactaacacacacacacactcaaacacacaagTATATTACATACGCAGTTCTTTTTCAGAAGTTTGGTACTTTGCCACAACTGTTTCTCACCCGAACTTTACACCGGGTTAACCCCCCTGCCTCCTTGGCTTCTGAGCCCTCCTTCCTCTGGCCTCAGGGTGTCTTCCAGGCTCCCAGAGGACCtgaccccccaggctcctctggcccagGCTCTTTAGGATGAAGACGAGACTGACTTCCAGTGTCTTCCAGGCTCTTTGTCCCTGAGTGGCCCCAGCACCGTGACGGGCGCTGTGGGGGAATCCCTGAGTGTGGAGTGTCGCTACGAAGAGGAATACAGGGCATTTCACAAATACTGGTGCAGACAGCCGTGCTTCCCGCTTTGGCAGCGGACTGTGCAGACCAGCGGGCCCGAGGTGGAGGTGAAGAGCGGCCGGGTGTCCATCACAGACCATCCGGAGGATCTCGCCTTCACAGTGACCTTGGAAAACCTCACTGCAGACGATGCAGGGAAATACAGGTGTGGGGTTGCAACGATTCTAAAGGAAGAAGGACTCCTCAGCTTCCTGCCTGATCCTTTTTTCCAGGTTCAAGTGATTGTCTCCCCAGGTAAGACCCTCTTTTTCTCTGGTACTGGTGGTGAAGGTATCTGAGCTCAGCTCTGCGGGGCATCCCAGGAATTTTCAGCCTCGGGGAGAGGAACTGGGGCTGGTGTTTGTGTGTCAGAACTTCAGGGCCAAGTGcattgtgtgcatgtgagtgtgtgtctggtgtgtgAGAGTGTGAGTGTGTAAGCAGCTGTGAGAGTGAGGGGGCGACACCCGGGTTCCTGCCATGGCCTGGGCCCTGACAATGTCTGTGGGCCTCGGGGATTCTGAGGCTGTAGAGGGGGAAGGGCCCGCTGTTATCCTGGATCCATCAGGACTAAGGGGTTCTTGCCATCTCCCTTGTGCATGGggcacagggtgtgtgtgtggggttggggggggatcCACTCCAGAAGACTCTCTTCTCACTCTCCCCTGGCTTCTGCTGTCAGAACTGGGGCCTCTCAACAACCCAGATCCTCATCCAGGAGCCCTGAGTGGTCCAGGCTCAGAGATGGCCAAGCCTGCTAGGCTCACCCCTCTGACTGTGTGATCCCGAAGGGcaagccccagccccagctcctccCCTGGGCCTTTCCTCGGCCTCTGACCACTGTGCTGACCCAGGGAAAACCCGTTTCCCAGAGGCACCAGCAACTGGGCTGGGGGCCAAGGGGATTGGTTTGTAGGCAAGGGAAAGCCCTAGAGGGAGCCCCCAAGCCTCTGGCCCCTgtctgggccttaggaagcatcactacaaacgaagctagtggaggtgatggaattccagtggagctatttcaaatcctaaaagatgatgctgtgaaagtgctgcactcaatatgccgtgCAGACTGTCTGTGCTGTGCAAGTgctgtgtctctgtctgtctggcATCCTCTCTGTCTCCTCAGCTTCCCTCTGCTTCTGCTCCTTTCCCTTCTGGACTCTGAACCAGGTTCAGAGTGGTGGGCAGGAGGGAGCCCACAGACCCCTGGACCGGACAAGGTGGAAGTGGGCTGGGGGACCACTaacagaacatttttaaaatatttacttatttatgggtgtgctgcatcttcattgctgctcacggGCTTTCCCCAGGCAACCCTCCAGCTCtggcgcacaggcttctcctcgcagtggcttctctgcttgctgagcacaggctctagggtgctcaggcttcagtagcttcCACTCTACTGTCTTCCGTCAGGGTGGACAGGGTGAGGGAGGGGTGGAATGTGGATGCGCTGGCTAGGGGGTGGGACCTGAGGTCCAACGCTTGTGCTGACCTTCATGCACTCCTGTTTTCAACGAGGTGAGGAGAAGGAAAATGCTTCATGCTAGAGGCAGTGACGCCAGTCCTGGTTGTGTCCACCTGGGTGCAGAGTAGGTGAGGGTGGAGTTGGGTTGCAGATACTCCTATATGCTGGTCAGGCCTGGGTCTGAGCATGAGGAGGTGATGGTCCCAGAGCACCTGTCCAGTCCCTTCTGTGAGTTCCCTCTCCTCTGTGGACTGGGAACCATGCAGGGGACAGGCAACTGGCTGGGAAGAGTCATGGGCAGGACACAGTTCTTCACCCGCCACAGTTCTTCACTCTAGCCTCCATCGCAGCCTCCAGTAGCAACAGCTCTGCGTGGACCTCCGGATGGCCCAGCCAGCAGCAGGGGTAAGGTGCGCGCCCCCTGGTGACTTCTGTCACCTTCACTGCTTCTCCCCTAGGGTGGGGCTTCCTGGATGCGGGTCTCCTTAATGAGTCACCACCCAACAAACTTTTAATTtacttgctgtgtgccaggaactgATCCAAAGGCTAGGAATATGGCTGTGACCTAATGGGCAAGGCTGTGCTTTCCTGGAAGTTTCTTTCAAATGGGTAGATTTTAGACAATGGCAAGATGGATAagaagatagatagatgatagatagataggtaggtagacATGGATGATCGATAGacacaaagatacacacacacataggagtAGGTAGAGGACAGTTGATAGAGATGTGTGAAAGGAAGGATAGCTAGATGTGGCTAGATGGATGgttggacggatggatggatggacggatggacagatggatggatagatggatggacggACGGATgaatggacggatggatggatggatgaatggacagacaaacaggtggatggatggattgatggatggctggttggatggatggatgggcggacagatggatggatgggtggacagatggatggatggatggagggatggacagACTGATGGACAGATTGATGGATGGACAGACGAACagctggatggatggattgatagatgggtggttggatggatggatgggtggacagatggttggatggatggacggatggatggatggatggacggatggatggatggacagatggacggatggatggatggacggatggacagatggatggatggacagatggacggatggatggatgagtggatggatggatggatgggtggacagatggatggatgggtggacagatggatggatgggtggacagatggatggacggatggatggatggacagatggacagatggacggatggatggatgggtggacagatggatagatgggtggacagatggatggatggatggatggatggatgggtggatggatggacagatggacggACAGAtgtatggatgaatggatggacggGTGGACAAATAGAtgggtagatgaatggatggatggatgatacaCACATAGATGAATATAGATAGATATGGATGGATGATTGATACATACAGAGGATAGTTGGTAGAGACGGACATATGTGACAGGATGGATAGATATATGATAGACAATAGAGGTAGATACTtggatagatgatagataaataATAGAGGAAATATCAGTAAACAGCAATCACTGTGAGGAAAGTGAAGCAGGAGTGTAAGAGTAGGGTGAGAGAGGTGTGGGAAGAAGGCGGGGCATGATGAAGGCTACCAAGATGCTCAGTGAAAACAAATAACCAGGAGATTGTCTTAGTTTAGGTTTGTTCAAACTCGATCCTAAGACACATTTTGGTGAGTTGATCCCAGGAATAATGGTGAGGGAACGGTGAAGCTGGGAACGCCAGTGAAGCAGACACCAGTGAGAGAGGTGTCACCATAGCAACGGGGCTCACTCCCCCTCAGAGAGACTCTGTGGGGCATCCCCCGGGATGGCCCCACAGCGTGGCGAGGAAGCCAGGGTGGTGGTCCACACACACTGGTCCTCAtggtgggagaagaaggagagGCTGGCGGTTTTCATACAGAGTGGTGAGGGACGGCCTCTCAGAAAAAGTGACCTTTGAGCAGAAACCTGAAGAAGCGGGAGAGCCCACCAAGACGGAGCCTGGAGGAGTGTCCAGGCAGAGGATTCTATAGCACGTCTGGCCTGCCTGGTGCAGGAAGCCACGCACACCCCAAACACCAGAGATCGCCCTCAAGCCAAGCATGTGGGAGACCACTGGTGGGCTGAGTACTGTCCAAGCGGCCAGGAGGTCATGTGGGCAAGGAGGGCGGGGTACCAACAGGGTTGGCCACGGGAGCCCAGTGCAATCTTGGAGGTGACCCTGGAGGGCCGCCTTAGGCTGGGAGCCAGGCGCAGGGTCGGGGAGGCGGGGCGATTAGGCAGAGGCTCAGGATGGGGAGAGGACGTGGCATTTGTGAGGAGCTGGAGTGAGGGCAGGTCCCGGGACCCGGAGGTGAGAGAATGGGCCATGAGCTGAGCGAGGAGTTGAGATCGTTGTGGCTGAGACTGTGGAGCCATTTAAACAGAACAGATCCTCTCCCACGCAGACCACATCAAGGGTGAGTAGGGATTcctaggtggtccagtggctaagactccacgctcccaatgcagttGGCCCAGatccagtccctggtcagggaactagcgattctacttgccacaactaaagatccctcataCCGctactaagacccagtgcagcctcaATACCAACCCGACTTGACCTTGATTTTGAGTTTTGAGGCCATGGGACCTGAGCACAGAGGAAgatgggggaggggcctgggcctCCTGTGGAAGCAGAAACTCACCACCGGTCACCGCATCCTCCCACAGGCCCCTGCTGGGCAGCACCCACTTCCTGCTCCTGGTCTTCCTGAAGGTGCCTCTGCTCCTGGGCATGCTCGGTGCTGTCCTCTGGGTCAACAGGCCTCAGCGGGCAGTTTGTGGGGAGACAGAACCAGTCTGACCAAGACAACCTGCAGCCCCGCCCCACCGCCATCAATATCCTGTCCAGAGACACAGCCGCTCAGACTAGAGAAAACGTCTGACCTAGAACTTCAT encodes:
- the LOC101104164 gene encoding protein CD300H isoform X2; protein product: MQLLVVLLLLCIPGSLSLSGPSTVTGAVGESLSVECRYEEEYRAFHKYWCRQPCFPLWQRTVQTSGPEVEVKSGRVSITDHPEDLAFTVTLENLTADDAGKYRCGVATILKEEGLLSFLPDPFFQVQVIVSPASSSNSSAWTSGWPSQQQGPLLGSTHFLLLVFLKVPLLLGMLGAVLWVNRPQRAVCGETEPV
- the LOC101104164 gene encoding protein CD300H isoform X1 yields the protein MQLLVVLLLLCIPGSLSLSGPSTVTGAVGESLSVECRYEEEYRAFHKYWCRQPCFPLWQRTVQTSGPEVEVKSGRVSITDHPEDLAFTVTLENLTADDAGKYRCGVATILKEEGLLSFLPDPFFQVQVIVSPGDRQLAGKSHGQDTVLHPPQFFTLASIAASSSNSSAWTSGWPSQQQGPLLGSTHFLLLVFLKVPLLLGMLGAVLWVNRPQRAVCGETEPV